The proteins below come from a single Terriglobia bacterium genomic window:
- a CDS encoding zinc metalloprotease HtpX, protein MGNALKTTLLLGLLTGFLLFVGQYFGGQNGMILALVFAGVMNFVSYFFSDKIALTMYRAQPVTREDLPRVYQIVERLTQRVGIPMPKIYVIPSDSPNAFATGRNPNHASVAVTQGILNLLTDDEMEGVLAHELGHVRNRDILISSIAATIAGAITLAARMAMWGAMFGGYGGRDERNRGGGIGGLFMIILAPIAAMLIQLAVSRSREYAADDTGAHLTGNPYALASALRKLDEYSRRVPLPASPSTAHLFIVAPFLGVSGLNLANLFSTHPPIAKRIERLTGRPAEFDV, encoded by the coding sequence ATGGGTAACGCACTGAAAACCACGCTGCTGCTGGGACTGCTGACGGGCTTCCTGCTGTTTGTGGGCCAGTACTTCGGCGGGCAGAACGGGATGATCCTCGCCCTGGTCTTCGCCGGGGTGATGAACTTTGTCTCTTACTTTTTCTCCGACAAGATCGCGCTGACCATGTACCGCGCACAGCCGGTCACGCGAGAAGACCTGCCGCGCGTCTACCAGATCGTGGAGCGCCTGACGCAGCGCGTCGGCATCCCGATGCCGAAGATTTACGTCATTCCCAGCGATTCGCCCAACGCCTTCGCCACCGGCCGCAACCCGAACCACGCTTCCGTCGCGGTGACGCAGGGAATTCTGAACCTGCTTACCGATGACGAGATGGAAGGCGTGCTCGCCCACGAGCTTGGGCACGTGCGAAACCGCGACATCCTGATCAGCTCCATCGCCGCCACCATCGCCGGCGCCATTACCCTGGCGGCACGCATGGCGATGTGGGGCGCGATGTTCGGCGGATACGGCGGCCGTGACGAGCGCAATCGTGGCGGCGGCATCGGCGGGCTGTTCATGATCATCCTGGCGCCGATTGCGGCCATGCTGATCCAGCTTGCGGTGTCGCGTTCGCGGGAATACGCCGCCGACGATACCGGCGCGCATCTCACCGGCAATCCCTACGCGCTCGCCAGCGCCCTGCGCAAGCTCGACGAATACTCGCGGCGTGTGCCGCTGCCGGCATCGCCCTCAACCGCGCACCTGTTCATAGTGGCGCCGTTTCTCGGCGTAAGCGGATTGAACCTGGCGAACCTGTTTTCGACTCATCCGCCCATCGCCAAGCGCATCGAGCGCCTGACCGGCCGTCCGGCTGAATTCGACGTTTAA